Proteins from one Cryptomeria japonica chromosome 4, Sugi_1.0, whole genome shotgun sequence genomic window:
- the LOC131076675 gene encoding protein trichome birefringence-like 6 produces MAYKGRSAEGTHARIRVVEWTAGIFMFCGLFIIWEGDQSWLQNAHIFQYCNAIKKNVNASVAVERDHHRQSNVTMEGDHHGQSKVTIEIDHHGQSNVAIEDHHHGQSNVTIEVDHHGQSNVAMEDHHHGQSNVTREVDHHGQSNVTREGDHHERSNVTMEVDHHEQSNVALEENHHDQNNGASQHNGVGRCNLFRGKWVYDESYVLYLNGSCPFASSDFNCRKNGRVDSDHERWRWQPDECDLPRFNASIMLEMLRNKRLVYVGDSINRNQWESMLCLLRVVVPHDGGKMKARDNGQFLQYFMKDYNCSIEFSWAPFLVRQNQNNGNETLKIDMIAEQSQHWKDASILVFNSGHWWTHEQPYEGRNYFEEGGQVIPYMEELTAFDKSLQTWAKWIHININPHKTQVYFRGYSPVHFHGRVWGKKTGGGCFNETEPIHKMGKKAESIYAERKRMEIVEKVVGDSKNGVKVKLLNVTGMSMYRKDAHASVYTSKYATMTNKNDYHYADCSHWCLPGLPDVWNNILYALLE; encoded by the exons ATGGCGTACAAGGGAAGAAGTGCAGAAGGCACACATGCAAGGATCAGGGTGGTGGAATGGACTGCTGGGATTTTCATGTTTTGTGGGCTGTTCATCATTTGGGAGGGAGACCAATCTTGGCTCCAAAATGCTCACATATTTCAGTACTGCAATGCCATCAAGAAGAATGTGAATGCTTCCGTGGCAGTGGAACGAGACCACCACAGGCAGAGTAATGTTACCATGGAAGGAGACCACCATGGGCAGAGTAAGGTTACCATAGAAATAGACCACCATGGGCAGAGTAATGTAGCCATTGAAGACCACCACCATGGGCAGAGTAATGTTACCATAGAAGTAGACCACCATGGGCAGAGTAATGTTGCCATGGAAGACCACCACCATGGACAGAGTAATGTTACCAGGGAAGTAGACCACCATGGGCAGAGTAATGTTACTAGGGAAGGAGACCACCATGAGCGGAGTAATGTTACCATGGAAGTAGACCACCATGAGCAGAGTAATGTTGCCTTGGAAGAAAACCATCATGATCAGAATAATGGTGCTTCTCAACACAATGGAGTTGGGCGGTGCAATCTGTTCAGAGGAAAATGGGTGTACGATGAATCCTATGTATTGTATTTGAATGGTTCCTGCCCTTTTGCCAGCAGTGACTTCAACTGTCGCAAGAATGGCAGAGTAGATTCTGATCATGAGAGGTGGAGATGGCAACCTGATGAGTGTGATCTTCCTAG GTTTAACGCCTCAATAATGTTGGAAATGTTGAGAAACAAAAGACTAGTTTATGTGGGAGACTCCATAAATCGCAACCAGTGGGAATCCATGCTCTGCCTCTTGAGGGTTGTGGTGCCTCATGATGGAGGCAAAATGAAGGCCAGAGATAATGGCCAATTTCTTCAGTATTTTATGAAg GATTATAATTGTTCTATAGAATTTTCGTGGGCTCCATTCCTGGTGCGGCAGAATCAGAACAACGGTAATGAAACATTGAAGATTGATATGATTGCTGAACAATCTCAGCACTGGAAAGATGCAAGCATTTTGGTTTTCAATAGCGGACACTGGTGGACTCACGAGCAGCCCTATGAAGG GAGAAATTATTTTGAGGAAGGAGGACAAGTCATCCCTTACATGGAAGAGCTTACTGCTTTCGACAAGTCACTCCAGACATGGGCCAAATGGATACACATCAACATTAACCCTCACAAGACCCAAGTTTATTTCCGAGGCTACTCACCTGTGCACTTTCA TGGGAGGGTGTGGGGGAAGAAGACTGGTGGAGGATGCTTCAATGAAACAGAGCCCATTCATAAAATGGGAAAAAAGGCAGAAAGTATATATGCAGAAAGGAAAAGGATGGAAATAGTGGAGAAGGTGGTGGGAGACAGCAAGAATGGTGTGAAAGTGAAGTTGTTAAATGTAACAGGAATGTCAATGTACAGGAAGGATGCTCATGCCTCTGTTTATACCAGCAAGTATGCCACCATGACAAACAAAAATGATTATCACTATGCAGATTGCAGCCATTGGTGTCTCCCTGGCCTACCTGATGTTTGGAATAACATCCTCTACGCCCTTCTGGAATAG